In one Microvirgula aerodenitrificans DSM 15089 genomic region, the following are encoded:
- a CDS encoding HlyD family type I secretion periplasmic adaptor subunit, giving the protein MRGRIRVGLQAALLVLRQHADVWRLTWRQRKLLDPPRRLAQEREFLPAALALQDTPVSPLPRLAMWLLIGFLLIALLWSCIGQVDVVAVAGGKVIPNGHTKTIQSMEAAVVRQIRVADGQRVRAGEVLIALDTTGVHADRDRIRGELAVVSAQLARSQAMLAGLGLGRLPAMARPAGVDDALWSEAIRLAQGQFDEFVARRRRIEAEVARREAELKASQALVHKLELTLPFARQREASYKDLAERQFVSRHGYMEREQARIELEADLAAQRSRQQETTEALGEARARLVELDTETRRIQLQGINDSLQKTAALEQDRIKADMRTRWMTLTAPVDGTVQQLAVHTVGGVVTPAQPLMLVVPRDGALEVEAFVANKDVGFVHAGQLAEIKVETFQFTRYGTIPATVVSVSHDAINDERRGLVYAARIRLHRTSIRVDGREVGLAPGMAVSAEIRTGTRRVIDFFLSPLQQYRDESLQER; this is encoded by the coding sequence ATGAGGGGCCGGATCCGTGTCGGCCTGCAGGCTGCACTGCTGGTCCTGAGGCAGCATGCCGATGTCTGGCGGCTGACGTGGCGCCAGCGCAAGCTGCTGGACCCGCCACGGCGGCTGGCACAGGAAAGGGAATTCCTGCCCGCTGCGCTGGCCCTGCAGGACACCCCGGTGTCGCCGCTGCCGCGGCTGGCAATGTGGCTGCTGATCGGATTCCTGCTGATCGCCCTGCTGTGGTCCTGCATCGGCCAGGTCGACGTGGTGGCGGTGGCGGGCGGCAAGGTCATTCCGAACGGGCATACCAAGACCATCCAGTCGATGGAGGCGGCGGTCGTTCGCCAGATCCGGGTCGCCGACGGGCAGCGAGTCAGGGCCGGCGAGGTGCTGATTGCGCTGGACACGACCGGCGTGCATGCCGACCGGGACCGGATCCGGGGCGAGCTGGCCGTGGTCAGTGCGCAGCTCGCACGCAGCCAGGCCATGCTGGCGGGGCTGGGGCTGGGCCGTCTGCCGGCCATGGCACGGCCTGCCGGTGTGGATGATGCGCTGTGGAGCGAGGCCATCCGGCTGGCACAGGGGCAGTTCGACGAGTTTGTTGCCCGGCGGCGGCGGATCGAGGCGGAAGTGGCGCGGCGCGAGGCCGAACTGAAAGCCTCGCAGGCCCTGGTTCACAAGCTGGAGCTGACGCTGCCGTTTGCCCGCCAGCGCGAGGCATCGTACAAGGATCTGGCCGAACGGCAGTTCGTCTCCCGCCATGGCTATATGGAGCGCGAGCAGGCCAGGATAGAGCTGGAGGCGGATCTGGCGGCGCAGCGCAGCCGGCAGCAGGAAACGACGGAAGCGCTTGGCGAGGCGCGGGCGCGCCTGGTCGAGCTGGACACGGAGACGCGCCGGATTCAGCTGCAGGGCATCAACGACAGCCTGCAGAAAACCGCGGCACTGGAGCAGGACCGCATCAAGGCCGACATGCGAACCCGCTGGATGACGCTGACCGCACCGGTGGACGGGACGGTCCAGCAACTGGCAGTGCATACCGTCGGCGGGGTGGTGACGCCGGCCCAGCCGCTGATGCTGGTGGTGCCGCGGGACGGCGCGCTGGAGGTGGAGGCGTTTGTCGCCAACAAGGATGTCGGTTTCGTCCATGCCGGGCAGTTGGCCGAGATCAAGGTGGAGACCTTCCAGTTCACCCGCTACGGCACGATCCCGGCAACGGTCGTTTCGGTGTCGCACGATGCGATCAACGATGAGCGGCGCGGGCTGGTCTATGCGGCCCGGATCCGGCTGCACCGGACGTCGATCCGTGTCGACGGGCGCGAGGTCGGGCTGGCGCCGGGCATGGCGGTCTCGGCCGAGATCAGGACCGGCACGCGCCGGGTGATCGATTTCTTCCTCAGCCCGCTGCAGCAGTACCGGGACGAAAGCCTGCAGGAACGCTGA